A window from Chitinophaga filiformis encodes these proteins:
- a CDS encoding non-reducing end alpha-L-arabinofuranosidase family hydrolase, with product MKRLTYLGALVILLPLLSQCSKKLAEAAPAASGEKRSAKVEAIANPTWYAEARCFLDGPAGAFDDLAVKDPSIVYAGGKYHLFYTGRDKGTGGLWRMGYASATSVGNLKTASRTYMSALNAGSYFCAPQVFWFPAKGKWFLIYQSGQGASFSTSTDVGNPALWTPVRSMGFGDGIDFWCISDGTYVYCFYSAQDGSRTIKRRRTTVANFPYNWEAPTIVATNTFEAVHVYRNKADGKYYMIVEDINRYQELWTASSLGGTWTQVAEKWASKDNLRFLSEAWTGQVSHVEAIRSGTDDKMEIDNIDRCQLLIQGVPNGDYGDYGNIPYDLGLIRNYQ from the coding sequence ATGAAAAGATTAACATATCTGGGAGCACTGGTTATATTACTGCCACTGCTCTCCCAATGCTCGAAAAAGCTGGCCGAAGCGGCGCCTGCTGCAAGCGGGGAAAAAAGGAGTGCAAAGGTAGAAGCCATTGCCAACCCCACATGGTATGCAGAAGCCAGGTGTTTCCTGGATGGCCCTGCAGGCGCCTTCGATGATCTGGCAGTAAAAGATCCTTCTATCGTTTACGCCGGCGGCAAATATCATCTCTTTTACACAGGCCGCGATAAAGGCACCGGTGGCCTTTGGCGCATGGGATATGCTTCCGCTACTTCCGTGGGCAACCTGAAAACCGCCAGCCGCACGTATATGAGTGCGCTCAATGCCGGCTCCTATTTTTGTGCACCGCAGGTATTCTGGTTTCCCGCAAAAGGAAAATGGTTCCTGATCTACCAGAGCGGACAAGGCGCTTCCTTTTCAACCTCCACTGATGTGGGAAACCCTGCCTTATGGACACCTGTGAGAAGCATGGGTTTTGGTGATGGTATAGATTTCTGGTGCATTTCAGACGGCACTTATGTGTATTGCTTTTATTCCGCGCAGGATGGATCGCGTACTATTAAAAGGCGCAGAACAACAGTTGCCAATTTCCCTTACAACTGGGAGGCACCCACTATTGTTGCCACCAATACCTTTGAAGCGGTCCACGTTTACAGGAATAAGGCTGATGGGAAATACTACATGATCGTGGAAGATATCAACCGGTACCAGGAATTGTGGACTGCCAGCAGTCTGGGAGGCACCTGGACGCAGGTGGCCGAGAAATGGGCGTCGAAAGACAATCTGCGATTCCTTTCTGAGGCATGGACCGGCCAGGTATCACATGTTGAGGCTATCCGCTCAGGTACAGACGATAAAATGGAGATTGACAACATCGACCGCTGCCAGTTGCTGATCCAGGGAGTGCCGAATGGCGACTACGGGGACTATGGCAATATACCATATGACCTGGGCCTGATCAGGAACTATCAATAA
- a CDS encoding glycoside hydrolase 43 family protein, with protein sequence MKEKTVYQYLFALTLVFTTLQLHAQQAVNPIIYADVPDMSILRVGNTYYMSSTTMHMSPGVPIMKSTDLVNWKMVSYAYKVLDDVDELNLDNGKSTYGRGSWASSLRYHNGVFYVSTFAGTTGKTYIYSTRDIEKGPWKAVAFKPALHDHSLFFDDDGRVYMVYGSGRIMLAELNEDLSGLKPGTDSKVIIENATSPAGANIGLPAEGSQLFKVNGKYYLFNICWPKGGMRTVTIHRADKITGPYEGRVALQDKGVAQGGLVSTPAGVWYAYLFRDYGAVGRIPYLVPVKWEDGWPVLGIDGKVPDTLHLPAGKGYNPGIVASDEFTRKPGTSPLPLVWQWNHNPDNSDWSLSQRPGYLRLTASRIDTSILLARNTLTQRTFGPVCSGVTAIEVSGMKDGDCAGLLLLQKKYGWVGVKAAAGSRSVVMVSAGSEAPVEIASIPLQQERVYLKVDCDFRNRTDKGYFYYSTDGKSWKQIGTVLQMSYTIPHFMGYRFGLFNYAGKQAGGYADFDFFHITDKISNDH encoded by the coding sequence ATGAAAGAAAAAACTGTATACCAGTACCTGTTTGCCTTAACGCTGGTGTTTACCACGCTGCAATTACATGCCCAGCAGGCGGTGAATCCCATCATTTATGCGGATGTACCCGACATGTCCATATTACGCGTTGGCAACACCTATTACATGAGCAGCACCACCATGCATATGAGCCCAGGGGTACCCATTATGAAATCCACCGACCTGGTTAACTGGAAGATGGTCAGTTATGCATACAAGGTGCTTGATGATGTGGACGAGTTAAACCTGGACAATGGAAAGAGCACCTATGGCAGGGGATCCTGGGCCAGCAGCCTGCGTTATCATAATGGCGTCTTTTATGTCAGCACTTTTGCCGGCACTACAGGGAAGACATACATCTATTCTACCAGGGATATTGAAAAAGGTCCATGGAAAGCAGTGGCTTTCAAACCTGCCTTACATGATCATTCTCTTTTCTTTGATGACGATGGCCGCGTATACATGGTGTACGGCTCCGGCAGGATCATGCTGGCAGAGCTGAATGAAGATCTCTCCGGACTTAAGCCGGGTACAGACAGTAAAGTGATCATAGAAAATGCGACTTCGCCGGCAGGCGCCAATATTGGTCTGCCGGCGGAAGGCTCGCAGTTGTTCAAGGTCAATGGCAAGTATTATCTCTTTAACATCTGCTGGCCAAAGGGCGGTATGCGTACGGTGACCATCCATCGTGCAGATAAAATCACCGGGCCTTATGAAGGGCGTGTGGCCCTGCAGGATAAAGGCGTAGCGCAGGGAGGCCTGGTCAGTACGCCCGCGGGAGTATGGTATGCATACCTGTTCCGGGATTACGGTGCTGTAGGCAGGATCCCCTACCTGGTGCCGGTAAAATGGGAAGACGGCTGGCCAGTGCTTGGCATAGATGGTAAAGTTCCCGATACATTACACCTGCCCGCCGGCAAAGGCTATAACCCTGGCATCGTTGCTTCGGATGAATTTACCCGAAAGCCCGGTACTTCCCCTCTCCCGCTTGTATGGCAATGGAACCACAATCCGGATAACAGTGACTGGTCGCTGTCGCAAAGGCCCGGATACCTGCGGCTTACTGCCAGCCGTATAGACACGAGTATCCTGCTTGCCCGCAATACGCTCACCCAACGGACCTTTGGGCCCGTATGTTCAGGTGTAACTGCCATTGAAGTATCAGGCATGAAGGATGGCGATTGTGCAGGATTACTACTGTTGCAGAAAAAATATGGATGGGTAGGGGTGAAAGCAGCGGCAGGCAGCAGATCAGTTGTGATGGTGAGCGCCGGATCGGAAGCGCCTGTAGAGATAGCAAGCATCCCGCTTCAGCAGGAACGCGTATACCTGAAAGTGGATTGCGATTTCCGCAACCGGACCGACAAAGGATATTTCTACTATAGCACTGACGGAAAGTCCTGGAAACAGATAGGCACTGTGCTGCAGATGTCTTACACGATACCACACTTCATGGGATACCGCTTTGGCTTGTTTAACTATGCAGGCAAGCAGGCCGGTGGATATGCCGATTTTGATTTCTTTCACATCACTGATAAAATATCAAACGACCACTAG
- a CDS encoding RagB/SusD family nutrient uptake outer membrane protein yields the protein MKLNIKIACLLLTAFVLTGTSCKKVLEEQPRATIDPAYFRTPEGLEGGVAGIYSSFRGHWGTQIFTQLFNSGTDEMIRGGAADVQHNFTYSSLMKSNTNDYAGFWNSMYIDINTANGVLEFGPAASMDEGKKAHLLAQAKFLRAFCYYYLVTTFGDVPLHLNFNTEATTADARAPMAEVYDAIIKDLQEAAAVLPDQPAAGLGKPAYKATALYLLAKTYLWRGWSAAAKPTDFTDAFNTAKSIIDNKGTYGLDLWPVFSQGFLEGNEYGRETLMVIDHTKDLKFGENSQTGTGAGNLKENKSNFFFRPNYPTVNANYPDAGGAYVCVRDVQNGRPWQRIRPNMRYVLNVAFANRATDSRYDGTFQTIWLSNSVPASAKGTAGAATPRGTLVNGVDTAIWMADRVVTPAERAAFKGIIFEPDYLPGATIPYTSLLFPSLRKWDDSTRADMNDYSDRPYILFRFSEVYLIAAEAALKGGGTLQQAADMLNVLRIRAALKPGQTPEQYAAAVAAQTITAAQVTLDFILDERTRELYGECNRWYDLSRTKTLVARVKQYNDEAAANVVQEHMLRPIPQQQIDLVTEGPAFPQNPWYGN from the coding sequence ATGAAACTGAATATAAAAATAGCGTGTCTGCTGCTGACTGCATTCGTGTTAACGGGCACGTCCTGTAAAAAAGTCCTGGAAGAGCAGCCAAGGGCAACGATCGATCCTGCCTATTTCAGAACACCGGAAGGCCTGGAAGGAGGCGTTGCCGGTATATACTCTTCTTTCCGCGGTCACTGGGGAACACAGATCTTTACGCAGCTGTTCAATAGCGGCACAGACGAGATGATCAGGGGTGGCGCTGCGGATGTGCAACACAACTTCACCTACTCATCGCTGATGAAGAGTAACACCAACGACTATGCCGGTTTCTGGAATTCCATGTATATAGACATCAACACAGCTAATGGTGTGCTTGAATTCGGGCCTGCCGCATCTATGGATGAAGGCAAAAAAGCGCACCTGCTGGCGCAGGCAAAATTCCTCCGGGCATTTTGCTATTACTATCTCGTCACCACTTTCGGTGATGTTCCCCTCCATCTCAATTTTAATACGGAAGCAACAACTGCCGATGCAAGGGCCCCGATGGCAGAAGTATATGATGCGATCATAAAAGACCTGCAGGAGGCGGCAGCAGTATTGCCGGATCAGCCGGCTGCGGGATTGGGTAAACCCGCCTATAAGGCCACCGCGCTTTACCTGCTGGCAAAAACCTATTTATGGCGGGGATGGTCTGCCGCAGCAAAGCCGACTGACTTCACCGACGCCTTTAATACCGCTAAAAGTATCATCGACAACAAAGGTACTTATGGCCTTGATCTCTGGCCTGTGTTTTCCCAGGGTTTCCTGGAAGGCAATGAATACGGACGTGAGACACTGATGGTGATTGATCATACCAAAGACCTGAAGTTTGGCGAGAACTCCCAGACCGGTACAGGCGCTGGTAACCTGAAAGAAAATAAATCCAACTTTTTCTTCCGCCCCAATTATCCTACCGTCAATGCAAATTATCCCGATGCCGGAGGCGCTTATGTTTGTGTAAGGGATGTTCAGAATGGCCGCCCATGGCAAAGGATAAGACCCAATATGCGTTATGTACTGAATGTGGCTTTTGCCAACAGGGCTACTGACTCCCGCTATGATGGTACCTTCCAGACAATCTGGTTATCCAACAGCGTACCTGCTTCCGCCAAAGGCACCGCAGGTGCTGCTACACCACGAGGCACCCTTGTGAATGGTGTTGACACCGCCATCTGGATGGCCGACAGAGTAGTGACGCCAGCGGAAAGAGCTGCCTTCAAGGGAATCATTTTCGAACCTGATTACCTGCCTGGTGCAACAATACCTTATACCAGCCTGCTTTTCCCTTCGCTGCGCAAATGGGACGATTCTACAAGAGCTGATATGAACGATTATTCTGACAGACCGTACATCCTGTTCCGCTTTTCTGAAGTGTACCTGATTGCGGCAGAAGCGGCGCTGAAAGGGGGAGGAACCCTACAGCAGGCAGCCGATATGCTAAATGTACTGAGAATAAGGGCTGCATTGAAACCCGGGCAAACACCGGAACAGTATGCCGCCGCAGTGGCTGCACAGACCATCACAGCGGCACAGGTAACGCTGGACTTTATTCTCGACGAACGTACCAGGGAGCTATATGGTGAGTGCAACAGATGGTACGATCTTTCGCGCACGAAAACGCTTGTTGCCAGGGTAAAACAATACAATGATGAAGCAGCAGCCAATGTGGTGCAGGAACATATGTTGAGGCCCATTCCCCAGCAACAGATAGACCTGGTGACAGAAGGCCCTGCCTTTCCACAGAACCCCTGGTATGGGAATTGA
- a CDS encoding NEW3 domain-containing protein encodes MLALVRQSRRNEGRGFRLYIPLCLVIVFSFVPLTFKGSPPARARTSTFTARLINLEATSKETFRYNASLYNGRNHAAIFEFNAGIPAGWNATFRVEGMQVTSFRMDSSRTQDVTIEITPSPSVQPGKYNIPVTATAEGDTVQLALEAVVKGTYTVELTTPDGRLSDEITEGSRKPVHLTIKNTGSLPLDGLELTAQAPPKWDATFEPAKVERLEPGKSVDVIARLHVPDKTIAGDYVTNFSVKNANASGNATFRMTVTTSWLAGWLGVLIILLAVGIIYYLIRKYGRR; translated from the coding sequence ATGTTAGCGCTAGTTCGTCAATCCCGGCGAAATGAGGGCCGCGGATTCCGCCTCTACATCCCTTTATGTCTCGTTATTGTATTTTCTTTTGTCCCGCTTACATTCAAGGGTAGTCCCCCGGCACGTGCGCGGACTTCCACCTTCACAGCCCGCCTGATCAACCTGGAGGCTACGTCAAAGGAAACATTCAGGTACAACGCCTCCCTGTACAATGGCAGGAACCACGCCGCCATTTTTGAGTTCAATGCAGGTATACCAGCCGGCTGGAATGCCACATTCCGGGTAGAGGGTATGCAGGTGACTTCTTTCAGAATGGATTCAAGCAGGACCCAGGATGTGACGATCGAGATCACTCCTTCACCTTCCGTACAACCGGGCAAATACAATATCCCGGTTACAGCCACCGCCGAGGGAGATACGGTGCAACTGGCGCTGGAGGCCGTGGTCAAGGGGACATATACAGTGGAATTGACAACACCGGATGGCCGCCTGAGTGATGAAATTACAGAAGGTAGCCGTAAACCTGTTCACCTGACAATAAAAAATACCGGCTCTCTTCCCCTGGATGGCCTGGAGTTAACTGCACAGGCACCCCCTAAATGGGATGCTACTTTTGAACCCGCGAAAGTTGAGCGGCTGGAGCCGGGCAAATCTGTAGATGTGATAGCCCGCCTGCATGTACCCGACAAAACGATTGCGGGCGATTATGTGACGAATTTCTCTGTTAAAAATGCCAATGCAAGCGGCAATGCCACTTTCAGGATGACAGTCACCACTTCGTGGCTGGCAGGCTGGCTGGGCGTGCTGATCATCCTGCTGGCTGTTGGCATCATTTATTACCTGATACGAAAATACGGCAGAAGATAA
- a CDS encoding alpha/beta hydrolase-fold protein, with the protein MKRFCLISALFWLFVIPVHSQHIVQQMPAGFDSLRAGIAHGSIDTISYTSKTVGTQRRALIYTPPGFSKKKKYPVLYLLHGIGGDEKEWLNGGKPQLILDNLYAEGKLEPMIVVMPNGRAMKDDRAIGNIMAPDKVQAFATFEQDLLNDLIPFIEKKYPVLGDSEHRAIAGLSMGGGQSLNFGLGNLDKFAWVGGFSSAPNTKKPEELVPDPQAAKSKLKLLWISCGASDRLISFSKRTHDYLVEKGVPHIYYIEPGVHDFKVWKNGLYMFSQLIFKPVDVSSFSQYIYTGEGTPASTNIPGIKYPQIMPDNKVIFRLKAPEAHKVQIDLGRKYDMRKDTGGYWSLTTDTIPVGFHYYSLVVDGIPVVDPNSQAFYGMGRMASGIDIPDPDGDYYTTRNVPHGQVRSVNYYSAITRSWRRAHVYTPPGYDKDTGVKYPVLYLQHGAGEDETGWPGQGKMNLIMDNLIAEKKATPMIVVMDRGYAIDPQRPAVNNASGPGPRGMSNNVFPEVLVKEIIPMVDSTFRTLSDREHRAMAGLSMGGFQTFQTTMTNLDKFSYIGGFSGAAFLQQGTDISKMYDGAWADPAAFNQKVKLVYLSIGTTEPERMYQGVKGFHEALETAGIKHVYYESPGTAHEWQTWRRSLRQFAGLIFKN; encoded by the coding sequence ATGAAACGCTTCTGTCTTATCTCAGCCCTGTTTTGGCTATTTGTTATCCCTGTCCATTCGCAGCACATTGTGCAACAGATGCCTGCAGGTTTTGATTCTCTGCGCGCCGGCATTGCTCATGGCAGTATTGATACCATCAGTTACACATCAAAAACGGTCGGCACACAAAGAAGGGCCTTAATTTACACGCCCCCGGGATTTTCCAAAAAGAAAAAATACCCGGTCTTATATCTCTTGCATGGCATTGGCGGCGATGAGAAAGAATGGCTGAACGGAGGCAAGCCGCAGCTCATCCTGGACAACCTCTACGCCGAAGGCAAACTTGAGCCCATGATTGTCGTAATGCCGAATGGCAGGGCGATGAAAGATGACAGGGCCATTGGCAATATTATGGCGCCGGATAAGGTACAGGCCTTCGCAACATTTGAGCAGGACCTGTTAAACGATCTGATACCTTTCATTGAAAAGAAATATCCTGTTTTAGGTGACAGCGAGCACAGGGCAATAGCCGGTTTGTCCATGGGTGGCGGACAATCACTGAATTTCGGCCTGGGTAACCTGGATAAATTTGCCTGGGTAGGCGGATTTTCCTCTGCACCGAATACTAAAAAACCGGAGGAACTGGTTCCTGATCCGCAAGCCGCAAAAAGTAAACTCAAGCTGCTCTGGATCTCCTGTGGGGCAAGCGACAGGTTGATCTCTTTCAGCAAACGTACGCACGATTATCTCGTCGAAAAAGGCGTTCCTCATATCTACTATATCGAACCGGGGGTGCATGATTTTAAAGTCTGGAAGAACGGCCTGTACATGTTCTCTCAATTGATCTTCAAACCTGTTGATGTTTCCAGCTTCTCCCAATATATTTATACAGGAGAAGGAACACCGGCAAGCACCAATATTCCCGGCATAAAATACCCGCAGATAATGCCTGATAACAAGGTAATATTCCGCCTGAAGGCGCCGGAAGCACACAAGGTACAGATCGACCTGGGCAGGAAATATGACATGCGTAAGGACACCGGCGGCTACTGGTCGCTGACTACCGACACAATACCAGTTGGCTTTCATTATTACTCCCTGGTGGTCGATGGCATACCTGTCGTAGATCCCAATAGCCAGGCTTTCTATGGCATGGGCCGTATGGCAAGCGGCATAGATATTCCCGACCCGGACGGCGATTATTATACCACCAGGAATGTGCCGCATGGACAGGTACGCTCAGTGAATTATTATTCGGCTATTACCCGGTCCTGGAGAAGGGCTCATGTTTATACACCACCCGGTTATGATAAAGATACAGGCGTAAAATACCCGGTGCTCTATCTGCAGCATGGAGCAGGTGAAGATGAAACAGGCTGGCCGGGACAGGGCAAAATGAACCTGATCATGGACAACCTGATCGCCGAGAAAAAAGCAACCCCGATGATAGTGGTGATGGACAGGGGATATGCCATAGACCCACAAAGACCTGCAGTCAATAATGCATCAGGCCCCGGCCCCAGGGGAATGTCCAACAATGTTTTCCCGGAAGTGCTGGTCAAAGAAATTATTCCCATGGTCGATTCAACATTCCGGACACTGTCTGACAGGGAGCACCGGGCCATGGCCGGTCTTTCCATGGGAGGATTTCAAACCTTCCAGACAACTATGACCAACCTTGACAAATTTTCCTATATAGGCGGCTTCAGCGGCGCTGCATTTCTGCAACAAGGCACAGACATCAGCAAGATGTACGATGGCGCCTGGGCAGATCCCGCGGCATTCAACCAGAAGGTAAAGCTGGTATACCTGAGTATCGGTACCACAGAACCGGAAAGAATGTACCAGGGTGTGAAAGGCTTTCATGAGGCACTGGAAACAGCAGGCATCAAACATGTGTATTATGAATCGCCGGGTACTGCGCATGAGTGGCAGACCTGGAGGCGGTCGCTGCGGCAGTTTGCAGGGTTGATATTTAAGAACTAG
- a CDS encoding ABC transporter permease, translating into MVSPVVYFKDLFSGRLRIKNEAGRELPDAAIHRRPFAVMLRKEVADHIRSWRFIVLLILIVLTFAGAMYVSLSNLKAAVSNENDPDHLFLYLKLLTATDGSLPPFHIFMSFLGAILGISLGFDAINAERNNGTLIRLLAQPVYRDNLLLAKFVSALVIVAALFLSLSLLMIGGGLIITGVRIEAAEFFRILFFVVLTVLYVGFWLSLAILLSVKFKQATTSALTAIGIWLFFTIFYRIIVNMIVRSFFPDPNFMGQDDILFYNNLILDLLRLAPSQLYTDATTTLLMPSVRSLGPLTMEQMAGAIPSPLSVRESILIVWPQVSGLLAATAVCFALTYFWFMRREVRT; encoded by the coding sequence ATGGTAAGTCCAGTGGTTTATTTCAAAGATCTTTTTTCAGGAAGGCTGCGAATTAAGAACGAAGCAGGGAGGGAGTTGCCGGATGCTGCAATTCACCGGCGGCCCTTCGCCGTAATGCTGCGCAAAGAAGTGGCCGATCACATCCGCAGCTGGCGGTTCATTGTATTGCTGATACTTATTGTGCTGACCTTTGCGGGAGCGATGTATGTTTCCCTGAGCAATTTAAAGGCTGCCGTTTCTAATGAAAACGATCCGGATCATTTATTTCTTTACCTGAAGTTACTGACGGCAACAGATGGATCACTACCGCCGTTCCATATTTTCATGAGTTTCCTGGGAGCCATACTGGGTATCAGCCTGGGGTTTGATGCGATCAACGCAGAGCGGAACAATGGTACCCTCATCAGGTTACTGGCACAGCCGGTATACAGGGATAACCTGTTGCTCGCTAAGTTCGTGAGCGCATTGGTCATCGTAGCTGCTTTGTTTTTGTCGCTTAGCCTGTTGATGATAGGAGGCGGACTGATTATTACCGGTGTGCGCATCGAGGCTGCTGAATTCTTCCGGATATTGTTTTTCGTTGTGCTCACTGTGCTGTATGTGGGCTTCTGGCTGAGCCTTGCAATACTGCTTTCTGTAAAGTTCAAACAAGCCACCACCTCTGCGCTCACTGCTATTGGCATATGGTTGTTCTTTACTATTTTTTACAGGATCATCGTGAACATGATCGTAAGATCGTTCTTTCCGGATCCTAATTTCATGGGCCAGGACGACATTCTCTTTTATAACAATTTAATACTTGACCTGCTTCGCCTGGCGCCGAGCCAGCTCTATACCGATGCCACAACAACACTGTTGATGCCTTCAGTGAGAAGTCTCGGCCCCCTGACCATGGAACAGATGGCAGGTGCGATCCCTTCCCCGCTGTCTGTAAGAGAAAGCATCCTGATCGTATGGCCGCAGGTCAGCGGTTTACTTGCCGCAACCGCAGTATGCTTTGCACTGACCTATTTCTGGTTTATGAGACGGGAGGTAAGGACCTGA
- a CDS encoding ABC transporter ATP-binding protein — MENAIIELEGLTKFYGSLKAVDNLHLRISAGEIFGLLGPNGAGKTTTILMMLGLTEPSGGTARVCGFNATSDPISVKRKVGYMPDSVGFYDNMTALENLLYVARLNGIAEQEVHQRAQEMMELVGLGAAMHKKTSAYSRGMKQRLGLADVLIRQPEVIILDEPTLGIDPTGVKEFLQLIRQLSRQQGITVLLSSHHLHQVQQVCDRVGIFVGGKLLADGNIHQLSQYLFSEESYLVTITLREPLPATADWEPMLLQMEAVKKVTVSGASVEVSCAENITPELVRFFVAKGADIMGVYQKEYGLEEIYQRYFDNNLTENVSHGKSSGLFQRSFFRKAAN, encoded by the coding sequence ATGGAAAACGCCATTATTGAACTGGAAGGATTGACAAAATTCTATGGTTCGCTGAAAGCCGTGGACAACCTCCATCTCAGGATCAGCGCCGGCGAGATCTTCGGACTGCTGGGGCCTAATGGTGCCGGTAAGACCACCACCATATTGATGATGCTGGGACTGACAGAACCTTCCGGTGGTACTGCCAGGGTATGTGGTTTTAATGCCACCAGCGATCCTATCAGCGTAAAGCGCAAGGTGGGTTATATGCCCGATAGCGTGGGGTTCTACGACAATATGACCGCTTTGGAGAACCTGTTGTATGTGGCCAGGCTAAACGGAATAGCCGAGCAGGAGGTACACCAGCGTGCACAGGAAATGATGGAACTGGTGGGCCTGGGCGCCGCCATGCATAAAAAGACGAGCGCCTATTCCCGGGGTATGAAACAGCGACTGGGCCTCGCGGACGTATTGATCCGGCAACCCGAGGTCATCATCCTCGACGAGCCGACACTCGGCATTGATCCCACCGGTGTAAAAGAGTTCCTGCAGCTTATCCGGCAACTGAGCCGGCAGCAGGGTATTACCGTATTGCTTTCTTCCCATCACCTGCACCAGGTACAACAGGTCTGCGATCGTGTGGGGATCTTTGTAGGCGGAAAACTGCTGGCAGACGGGAATATCCATCAGCTATCACAGTACCTGTTTTCCGAAGAATCCTACCTGGTAACGATCACGCTCCGGGAGCCCCTGCCTGCTACTGCCGACTGGGAACCGATGTTGCTGCAAATGGAGGCAGTCAAAAAAGTGACTGTGTCGGGCGCCAGCGTTGAGGTATCGTGTGCTGAAAATATTACTCCTGAGTTGGTGAGGTTCTTTGTGGCGAAAGGTGCAGACATTATGGGAGTATATCAGAAGGAATATGGGCTGGAAGAAATCTATCAACGGTATTTTGATAATAATCTAACTGAAAACGTGTCTCATGGTAAGTCCAGTGGTTTATTTCAAAGATCTTTTTTCAGGAAGGCTGCGAATTAA